The proteins below are encoded in one region of Lactuca sativa cultivar Salinas chromosome 3, Lsat_Salinas_v11, whole genome shotgun sequence:
- the LOC111909557 gene encoding cytochrome P450 704C1 codes for MAISMDFLSNPFSIPIITTTYLLLLLCLYVYSQQRKGKLTKKYHPIAGTMLNQLFNFHRFHDYMVDLASKHGTYRLITPFRYEVYTSDPVNVEYILTTNPENYIKGTYNHTILKDLLGNGIFTVDGDKWREQRKVKSHNFSTKALREVNTLIFRENAVELAHTLSEAATNNQILDMSVIFMRASLDAVFKVAFGMDPESMFGSSEESVRFNDFFDDASAMTLKRYVDVTWKIKKYFNIGTEAKLKENVKVVDEFVYKLIKIKTEQIDNNEDSRYKGDVLTRFLQFKDMSPQYLRDIILNFIIAGKDTTSSGMTWFIYLLCKHPEIQDKVAKEIKEVIKFKDVMDFTGFVNVMTEDVLEKMHYLHATLTETLRLYPAVPLGVKICAEDDVLPDGCHVNKGDMMTYQPYAMGRMKLLWGDDANEFKPERWIDENGCFRPESPFKFTAFQAGQRICLGKEFAYREMKIFASMILGCFVFKLDDENKQAKFKKTLNLHINGGLHVRVSKRAQ; via the exons ATGGCTATTTCCATGGATTTTCTCTCTAATCCATTTTCCATCCCCATAATCACAACCacatatcttcttcttcttctttgtctGTATGTCTACAGTCAACAAAGAAAAGGCAAGTTGACGAAGAAATATCATCCAATTGCTGGAACCATGTTGAATCAGCTTTTTAATTTCCATAGATTTCATGATTACATGGTTGATCTTGCTTCAAAACACGGAACTTATAGATTGATTACCCCTTTTCGCTATGAGGTTTATACATCTGATCCCGTTAATGTTGAGTACATTCTCACGACCAATCCCGAAAATTATATCAAG GGAACTTATAACCACACCATTCTAAAGGATCTTCTTGGTAATGGAATATTTACCGTTGATGGGGACAAGTGGCGAGAGCAAAGGAAGGTCAAAAGCCACAATTTCTCCACGAAAGCCTTAAGAGAGGTCAACACTTTAATATTTAGAGAAAATGCGGTAGAACTCGCTCACACATTATCTGAAGCAGCAACTAACAATCAAATTCTCGATATGAGT GTTATCTTTATGAGAGCTTCATTGGACGCGGTTTTTAAAGTTGCATTTGGAATGGATCCAGAGAGCATGTTTGGTTCATCTGAAGAAAGTGTAAGATTTAATGATTTTTTCGATGACGCAAGTGCAATGACACTTAAAAGGTATGTAGATGTAACATGGAAAATCAAGAAATATTTCAACATCGGAACCGAAGCAAAGTTAAAGGAAAATGTCAAAGTGGTTGATGAATTCGTTTACAAGTTGATCAAGATCAAGACCGAACAAATTGATAATAATGAAGATTCG CGATACAAAGGAGACGTTCTAACAAGGTTTCTTCAATTCAAGGACATGAGTCCACAGTATTTGCGAGATATAATTCTCAACTTTATAATTGCTGGAAAAGACACGACTTCTTCTGGTATGACTTGGTTTATTTACTTGCTTTGCAAACATCCAGAGATCCAAGATAAggttgcaaaagaaatcaaagaagTAATCAAGTTTAAGGATGTAATGGATTTTACGGGGTTTGTAAATGTTATGACCGAAGATGTTTTAGAAAAGATGCATTATCTTCATGCAACTTTGACAGAAACTCTCAGACTCTATCCAGCAGTTCCATTG GGCGTGAAGATATGTGCGGAAGATGATGTTCTACCTGATGGTTGCCACGTGAACAAAGGGGATATGATGACTTACCAACCTTATGCAATGGGAAGGATGAAGTTGTTATGGGGTGATGATGCAAATGAATTCAAGCCAGAGAGATGGATCGATGAAAATGGATGCTTCCGACCCGAAAGCCCCTTTAAATTTACCGCTTTTCAG GCTGGGCAAAGAATTTGTTTGGGGAAAGAATTTGCATATAGGGAGATGAAGATATTTGCATCCATGATTTTAGGTTGCTTCGTTTTCAAGTTAGACGATGAAAATAAACAAGCAAAATTTAAAAAGACATTAAATCTTCATATCAATGGTGGACTGCATGTTCGTGTTTCCAAAAGAGCTCAATAA